A window of the Lactuca sativa cultivar Salinas chromosome 5, Lsat_Salinas_v11, whole genome shotgun sequence genome harbors these coding sequences:
- the LOC111910154 gene encoding F-box/kelch-repeat protein At3g06240, whose translation MASPQHQMTTEMLPDELLLNIFIRLSAKQLAQMRSVSKSWNSLLSQSSFVKSHLHRSSHNNDQILLVFCPTLCSSDSKLFKAHLRRSPHLELTEFNTFFPVNLESGHTTRIKVIGAVNGLICSFYYLPVLHIWNPSLSAMSTLPPYSTPSCLPFEICFRFGFDPKTNDYKVVKLTSIANYIGTSPYILREWMQVEVYSMRKGSWELIAERFPSHMTMVDDLCDVCADGHDGHLHWHCHCMRGTDTDTPATIVAFDMGSETFHEMPLPDSILEYKSCYVLGVLATKLCVMTWDENDAFEVWVMNEYGVAESWSKRHAFSQFDGFTSHGEFLVEDRDERLVLYDPVANKAKVLDNYCLGDIYLEKIVEYVDSLVWVAPSEHEIVDGAGQNERCQV comes from the coding sequence ATGGCTTCACCACAACACCAAATGACTACGGAGATGCTCCCGGATGAGCTTTTATTAAACATATTCATCCGATTATCGGCCAAACAGCTTGCTCAAATGAGGTCTGTCTCCAAATCTTGGAATTCTCTCTTATCTCAATCCTCCTTTGTGAAATCCCACCTTCATCGTTCTTCTCACAACAACGATCAAATTCTCTTGGTCTTCTGCCCCACGCTATGTTCTTCTGACTCTAAACTGTTTAAAGCACACTTACGTCGATCTCCCCATCTTGAACTCACTGAGTTCAACACATTTTTCCCGGTTAACCTTGAATCTGGTCATACCACTAGAATCAAAGTTATCGGTGCTGTTAACGGCTTAATATGCTCTTTTTACTATCTTCCTGTTCTTCATATCTGGAATCCTTCTCTCTCTGCCATGTCGACTCTCCCACCATATTCTACGCCCTCCTGCCTTCCTTTTGAAATCTGTTTTCGGTTTGGGTTTGATCCCAAAACAAATGATTACAAAGTTGTTAAGCTCACCAGCATAGCAAACTATATTGGTACTTCTCCATATATCTTGAGAGAGTGGATGCAAGTTGAGGTTTATAGTATGAGGAAAGGTTCCTGGGAGTTGATCGCTGAAAGGTTTCCATCGCACATGACAATGGTTGACGATCTCTGTGACGTTTGTGCAGATGGCCATGACGGCCATCTTCATTGGCATTGTCATTGTATGAGAGGGACGGATACGGATACTCCAGCAACGATAGTGGCATTTGATATGGGTTCAGAGACATTCCATGAGATGCCTCTTCCAGATTCTATACTAGAATACAAAAGCTGTTATGTTTTAGGAGTTTTGGCCACAAAGCTTTGTGTGATGACATGGGATGAGAATGATGCATTTGAGGTGTGGGTGATGAATGAGTATGGGGTGGCTGAATCATGGTCGAAAAGACATGCCTTTTCACAATTTGATGGATTCACATCACATGGTGAGTTTCTTGTTGAAGATAGGGATGAACGCCTTGTTTTGTACGATCCAGTTGCAAACAAGGCTAAAGTTTTGGATAACTACTGTCTAGGAGATATATATTTAGAGAAAATTGTGGAGTACGTCGACAGTCTTGTTTGGGTAGCACCTAGTGAGCATGAGATTGTGGATGGTGCAGGACAAAACGAGAGATGCCAAGTATGA
- the LOC111910101 gene encoding uncharacterized protein LOC111910101: protein MRGCFKRLSENAQKWVGVYWEAWRRRRSGMSQKDIENESHKLYEASGNKFNNIIVFNEVMCKHEKCVLELDSDTTRSVVPECEVSNEESGGSTKRSRTTEEGEYWVHSNLETPTSDDSTVKRPTGRDAAKKGKGKAANEIVTELRATRLARESELEVMKKKESNWIKKCNNKEST, encoded by the coding sequence ATGAGAGGTTGTTTTAAACGGCTTAGTGAAAATGCACAAAAGTGGGTTGGTGTATATTGGGAAGCATGGCGTCGAAGAAGAAGTGGAATGAGTCAAAAAGATATTGAAAACGAATCCCATAAACTTTATGAGGCAAGTGGGAACAAGTTTAACAACATTATTGTTTTTAATGAAGTTATGTGTAAACACGAGAAGTGTGTTTTAGAGTTAGATAGTGACACAACACGTTCTGTTGTTCCTGAATGTGAAGTGAGTAATGAAGAAAGTGGTGGTAGCACGAAAAGATCAAGGACTACTGAAGAAGGGGAGTATTGGGTCCATTCCAATCTAGAAACGCCAACTAGTGATGATTCAACAGTTAAACGTCCGACAGGTAGAGATGCGGCAAAAAAAGGGAAAGGTAAGGCTGCGAACGAAATTGTTACAGAACTTCGTGCAACGAGGCTTGCTAGAGAAAGTGAACTTGAAGTCATGAAAAAAAAAGAATCGAATTGGATAAAGAAATGCAACAACAAAGAATCGACTTAG